A stretch of the Streptomyces sp. NBC_00078 genome encodes the following:
- a CDS encoding Zn-dependent alcohol dehydrogenase has protein sequence MRGVVFDGKRVEVVDDLEVRDPGPGEVQVAISAAGLCHSDLSVVDGTIPFPVPVVLGHEGAGVVEAVGAGVTHVAPGDHVALSTLANCGACAECDRGRPTMCRQAIGRPGQPFVQGGRPVFQFASNSAFAERTVVKAVQAIRIPKDIPLPSAALIGCGVLTGVGAVLNRARVDRGDSVLVIGTGGIGLNVIQGARIAGALRIVAVDANPAKEAVARQFGATHFLTSTEGVKEILPTGADHAFECVGRVELIRQAIDLLDRHGQAVLLGVPPATAQASFLVSSMYLDKSILGCRYGSSRPQRDIAVYAELYRAGRLLLDELVTETYPVEDFEKARADAEAGRVARGVLTF, from the coding sequence ATGCGCGGTGTGGTGTTCGACGGCAAGCGGGTCGAGGTGGTCGACGACCTGGAGGTCCGGGATCCGGGACCGGGGGAGGTGCAGGTCGCGATCTCGGCGGCCGGGCTGTGCCACAGCGATCTGTCCGTGGTGGACGGGACCATACCTTTCCCCGTTCCTGTGGTGCTGGGGCATGAGGGGGCGGGGGTGGTGGAGGCCGTCGGTGCGGGCGTCACCCATGTCGCGCCCGGGGACCATGTCGCGCTGTCCACGCTCGCCAACTGCGGTGCGTGCGCGGAGTGCGACCGGGGACGGCCGACGATGTGCCGGCAGGCGATCGGGCGTCCCGGGCAGCCGTTCGTCCAGGGCGGGCGGCCCGTCTTCCAGTTCGCCTCCAACTCGGCCTTCGCGGAACGGACCGTGGTGAAGGCCGTGCAGGCGATCCGGATTCCCAAGGACATTCCCCTGCCGTCCGCCGCTTTGATCGGGTGCGGCGTGCTGACGGGGGTGGGCGCCGTGCTCAACCGGGCCCGGGTGGACCGCGGGGACAGCGTGCTGGTCATCGGCACCGGCGGCATCGGGCTCAACGTCATCCAGGGCGCGCGGATCGCGGGTGCGCTGCGGATCGTCGCCGTCGACGCGAACCCGGCGAAGGAGGCCGTGGCCCGGCAGTTCGGGGCGACGCACTTCCTGACCTCCACGGAGGGGGTGAAGGAGATCCTGCCCACGGGCGCCGACCACGCCTTCGAGTGCGTCGGGCGGGTGGAGCTGATCCGGCAGGCGATCGATCTGCTGGACCGGCACGGACAGGCGGTGCTCCTCGGCGTTCCGCCGGCGACCGCGCAGGCGTCCTTCCTCGTCTCCTCGATGTACCTGGACAAGTCCATCCTGGGCTGCCGGTACGGCTCCTCGCGTCCGCAGCGGGACATCGCCGTCTACGCGGAGCTGTACCGGGCGGGCCGGCTGCTGCTGGACGAACTGGTCACCGAGACCTACCCGGTAGAGGACTTCGAGAAGGCGAGGGCGGACGCGGAGGCGGGACGGGTGGCACGCGGGGTGCTGACATTCTGA
- a CDS encoding cyclase family protein: MSQHMPGPPSRPTLHPEFHAIAKRVNNWGRWGTDDEIGTLNLITDEVVREAAATVRTGRRIPLALPLKQDGVQTGMIPGRVNPLHAMVQINQELFGPGTVACSDDAVTMGLQAATHWDALTHVSHSGRLYNGRPAGTITPHGGAEFSGIDKARHIVSRGVLLDVARARGVDRLEGGHAVTPDDLEAAEEMAGTRVRAGDIVLVRTGQIQVYLAGDREAYGYPSPGLSVRTPEWFHARDVAAVANDTLTFEIFPPEIEDLWLPVHGLDLVEMGMLQGQNWNLEELSTACGEVGRYAFLLSAMPEPFVGATGTPVAPVAVL, from the coding sequence ATGTCACAACACATGCCAGGGCCGCCGTCCCGACCCACGCTCCATCCGGAGTTCCATGCCATCGCCAAACGCGTGAACAACTGGGGGCGTTGGGGCACAGACGACGAGATCGGCACGCTCAACCTGATCACCGACGAGGTCGTCCGGGAAGCCGCCGCGACCGTCCGCACGGGCCGCCGCATCCCCCTCGCCCTGCCCCTGAAGCAGGACGGCGTACAGACCGGGATGATCCCGGGGCGGGTCAATCCGCTGCACGCGATGGTGCAGATCAACCAGGAGCTGTTCGGCCCGGGGACGGTGGCGTGCAGCGACGACGCGGTGACCATGGGGCTGCAGGCCGCCACCCACTGGGACGCGCTGACCCATGTCTCGCACTCGGGCCGGCTCTACAACGGCCGCCCCGCGGGCACCATCACCCCGCACGGCGGCGCCGAGTTCAGCGGCATCGACAAGGCCCGGCACATCGTCTCGCGCGGGGTGCTGCTGGACGTCGCACGGGCGCGTGGCGTCGACCGGCTGGAGGGCGGGCACGCGGTCACACCCGACGACCTGGAGGCCGCCGAGGAGATGGCCGGTACGCGGGTGCGCGCCGGCGACATCGTGCTCGTACGGACCGGGCAGATCCAGGTCTATCTCGCCGGGGACAGGGAAGCGTACGGCTACCCCTCACCCGGCCTGTCGGTCCGTACGCCGGAGTGGTTCCACGCGCGCGATGTCGCCGCCGTCGCCAATGACACCCTCACCTTCGAGATCTTTCCGCCCGAGATCGAGGACCTGTGGCTGCCCGTGCACGGGCTGGACCTGGTGGAGATGGGGATGCTGCAGGGCCAGAACTGGAATCTCGAAGAGTTGTCCACAGCCTGTGGAGAAGTGGGCCGGTACGCCTTCCTGCTGTCGGCGATGCCCGAACCCTTCGTCGGTGCGACGGGGACTCCGGTGGCCCCCGTCGCCGTCCTGTGA
- a CDS encoding DUF397 domain-containing protein, with amino-acid sequence MARPGECVEVADKVPGLVPVRDSKKAQDSPVLLFRAPSWAAFLTSVKG; translated from the coding sequence GTGGCGCGCCCTGGCGAGTGCGTCGAGGTAGCCGACAAAGTCCCCGGTCTCGTCCCCGTCCGTGACTCGAAGAAGGCCCAGGACAGCCCCGTACTGCTCTTCCGGGCACCGTCCTGGGCCGCCTTCCTCACCTCCGTGAAGGGCTGA
- a CDS encoding acyl-CoA dehydrogenase family protein, with protein MDFGFAAEDEEFRAEARAWLFEHAEAGQDRRVWERTLGKAGWIGLGWPEGGYGNRTATLTQQVVWAEEYARSGAPPRSGHIGENLLAPTLLAHGTDEHKARFLPPVAAGDELWCQGYSEPGAGSDLAGVRTAAVREGAHYRITGQKIWTSLAHEANWCFVLARTDPGSQRHHGLTFLLVPMDQPGRVEVRPIRQMTGTSEFNEVFFDGARARVEHVVGGEGGGWKVAMSLLGFERGVSTLAQQIGFAQELGRVVRAAVRSGAVRDPVVRERLVRQWAELRVMRWNALRTLGSSGGAGAPSVAKLLWGGWHQRLGELAMQVRGATAGVGPADWSLSSPYELDAMQHQFLFSRADTIYGGSDQVQRTIIAERVLGLPREPKGGV; from the coding sequence GTGGACTTCGGATTTGCCGCAGAGGATGAGGAGTTTCGAGCCGAGGCTCGGGCGTGGCTCTTCGAGCACGCCGAGGCCGGACAGGATCGGCGCGTCTGGGAGCGCACCTTGGGCAAGGCCGGGTGGATCGGTCTTGGATGGCCCGAAGGCGGATACGGCAACCGGACCGCCACGCTCACCCAACAAGTCGTCTGGGCCGAGGAGTACGCCCGGTCGGGTGCGCCCCCACGCTCGGGCCACATCGGGGAGAACCTCCTTGCGCCCACTCTGCTGGCCCATGGCACGGACGAACACAAGGCCCGCTTCCTGCCTCCCGTCGCCGCCGGTGACGAGCTGTGGTGCCAGGGATACAGCGAACCCGGTGCCGGTTCGGACCTGGCCGGTGTGCGGACCGCCGCCGTGCGGGAGGGGGCGCACTACCGGATCACGGGGCAGAAGATCTGGACGTCACTGGCCCACGAGGCGAACTGGTGCTTCGTGCTGGCCCGCACCGACCCCGGCTCGCAGCGGCACCACGGGCTGACCTTTCTCCTCGTGCCCATGGACCAGCCGGGGCGTGTGGAGGTCCGGCCCATCCGGCAGATGACCGGCACGAGCGAGTTCAACGAGGTCTTCTTCGACGGGGCACGCGCGCGCGTGGAGCATGTCGTCGGCGGTGAGGGCGGCGGCTGGAAGGTCGCGATGAGTCTGCTCGGCTTCGAGCGGGGGGTCTCCACGCTGGCCCAGCAGATCGGGTTCGCGCAGGAACTCGGGCGGGTGGTGCGGGCGGCCGTCCGGTCCGGTGCCGTGCGGGATCCCGTCGTACGGGAGCGGCTGGTGCGGCAGTGGGCGGAGTTGCGGGTCATGCGGTGGAACGCCCTTCGTACGCTGGGGAGTTCGGGGGGTGCCGGGGCGCCCAGTGTCGCCAAGCTGCTGTGGGGCGGCTGGCATCAGCGGCTCGGGGAGCTGGCCATGCAGGTGCGGGGGGCCACGGCCGGGGTCGGTCCGGCCGACTGGTCACTCTCGTCGCCGTACGAACTCGACGCGATGCAGCACCAGTTCCTCTTCTCCCGGGCCGACACGATCTACGGCGGCTCGGACCAGGTTCAGCGCACGATCATCGCCGAGCGCGTGCTCGGCCTGCCCAGGGAGCCCAAGGGGGGCGTCTGA
- a CDS encoding S8 family serine peptidase, translated as MTVSAHAGTENRSDTTGTYVVKLADAPVAAYDGGLRGLKRTMPASGKRLDPASSASREYVRRLDARRDRVLDAVPGATKLYDYDYTFNGFAARLTAGQAAELARTAGVVSVTRSTVTRPEPAPEPAPAPGPAPAADSGPAAVGKGTAPRSSASGRAAAAPASPPDVPRFLGLSGKKGLWSKLGGPRHAGEGMIVGVIDAVDPKNPMLAALPEPRPDAAVIARKWHGTCDKGDPADPAHQVTCNNKVIGAAYFRAELTDPQPVDVPSPLDMHSHGTHIGTTIAGDYDTPVSIPGTNVRGRLSGLAPQARLAFYKTCWSSGCGEADSLAAIDRAVADGVDVISFSIGGGLTGPVNREAMFNAAKAGVFVAAAAGNEGPDTVGNTSPWVTTVAAESHDTDYRATLVLGNGRRITGPAFSEGVPKAPLVYAANAGLPGAEEAEFCAPDTLDPDRVRGKIVICDRGGSAAFEYQDRLDELTKAGAVAMVLTNTPTSSQDVFAEPTFPTFVLGPRDGKAVKEYAAAKGATARFTATVSTRVEAPSVAAFSSSGPDPASGGDLLKPDIAAPGQLIAAGTVPGGFAGYKGSFGFWEGTSMATPHIAGLATLLKQLHPGWSPMGIKSALMTTATTTDNEGRPITRQTDTAGKTVPATPLDYGAGSPRVTRAADPGLVYDSTSADWTVYLCAVGVEPPTAGACATAPETDPSDLNYPTISVGDVFIRQTVTRTVTNVSSETATYRATLHTPPGYTAKVTPRTLTVAPGAKATYKVAFTRTDAAYDSWRFGTLTWSDTQSAHRVRSQISLRAARLSVPDEVTVTGGKTTVALATRIGWTGRLTATTTGLYAGEKHTGTLTGVDKEGHAEAPPSESGAIKKVRVHVPRDTRLARVAVFSSDHLRGSDLDLFVYDKDGKQVSPSPVEGSDEHADLPPGDYDAYVVQYALPDGTHSQQFTLWTWQLGKSAPDVPATVTPASQQVGTDNRARVTVTWQGTEAGRRYLGLVEYGDGSTGVGRTALTVAP; from the coding sequence ATGACGGTGTCGGCGCACGCCGGCACCGAGAACCGCAGTGACACCACCGGCACTTACGTGGTGAAGCTCGCCGACGCCCCGGTCGCCGCGTACGACGGCGGCCTGCGCGGCCTGAAGCGGACTATGCCGGCTTCCGGGAAGCGTCTCGACCCCGCCTCGTCCGCGTCCCGGGAGTACGTGCGCCGCCTGGACGCCCGCAGGGACCGGGTGCTGGACGCTGTCCCGGGCGCCACAAAGCTCTACGACTACGACTACACGTTCAACGGTTTCGCCGCGAGGCTCACGGCCGGGCAGGCAGCCGAGCTGGCCCGGACCGCGGGTGTGGTGTCGGTGACGAGGTCCACCGTCACCAGACCCGAGCCCGCACCGGAACCCGCACCCGCGCCCGGACCCGCCCCCGCGGCGGACAGCGGGCCAGCCGCCGTCGGCAAGGGGACCGCACCGAGGTCCTCCGCGTCCGGCCGCGCCGCTGCCGCCCCGGCGTCCCCGCCCGACGTCCCCCGTTTCCTCGGCCTGTCCGGCAAGAAGGGCCTCTGGTCGAAGCTGGGCGGCCCGCGGCACGCCGGTGAGGGCATGATCGTCGGCGTCATCGACGCCGTCGACCCGAAGAACCCGATGCTGGCCGCGCTGCCGGAGCCGCGCCCCGACGCGGCGGTCATCGCCAGGAAGTGGCACGGCACCTGCGACAAGGGTGATCCAGCCGACCCCGCCCACCAGGTCACCTGCAACAACAAGGTGATCGGCGCCGCCTACTTCCGCGCCGAGCTGACCGACCCCCAGCCGGTCGACGTGCCCTCGCCCCTCGACATGCACAGCCACGGCACCCACATCGGCACCACGATCGCCGGTGACTACGACACCCCCGTGTCGATCCCCGGCACCAACGTCCGCGGCAGGCTCAGCGGCCTGGCCCCGCAGGCCCGGCTGGCGTTCTACAAGACGTGCTGGAGCAGCGGTTGCGGCGAGGCGGACAGTCTGGCCGCGATCGACCGTGCCGTGGCGGACGGCGTGGACGTCATCAGCTTCTCCATCGGTGGCGGGCTGACCGGCCCGGTGAACCGGGAGGCCATGTTCAACGCCGCGAAGGCAGGCGTGTTCGTCGCCGCCGCGGCCGGCAACGAGGGTCCGGACACGGTGGGGAACACCTCGCCCTGGGTCACCACGGTCGCCGCGGAGAGCCACGACACGGACTACCGGGCGACGCTGGTCCTCGGCAACGGGCGGCGTATCACCGGCCCCGCCTTCAGCGAAGGGGTCCCGAAGGCCCCGCTGGTCTACGCCGCGAACGCCGGCCTTCCGGGCGCCGAGGAGGCCGAATTCTGCGCGCCCGACACACTCGACCCGGACCGGGTGAGAGGGAAGATCGTCATCTGCGACCGGGGCGGCAGTGCCGCGTTCGAGTACCAGGACAGGCTGGACGAGCTGACGAAGGCCGGCGCGGTGGCCATGGTGCTGACCAACACGCCCACCAGCTCCCAGGACGTCTTCGCCGAGCCGACGTTCCCCACGTTCGTGCTGGGTCCGCGGGACGGGAAGGCCGTGAAGGAGTACGCCGCCGCCAAGGGGGCCACCGCACGCTTCACCGCCACCGTCAGCACCCGCGTCGAGGCCCCTTCCGTCGCCGCCTTCTCCTCCTCGGGTCCCGACCCGGCCTCCGGCGGCGACCTGCTCAAGCCCGACATCGCCGCACCGGGGCAGCTGATCGCCGCGGGCACCGTGCCCGGCGGCTTCGCCGGGTACAAGGGGTCGTTCGGCTTCTGGGAAGGCACGTCGATGGCGACCCCGCACATCGCCGGCCTCGCCACGCTGCTGAAGCAGCTGCACCCCGGCTGGTCGCCGATGGGGATCAAGTCCGCGCTGATGACCACGGCCACGACGACCGACAACGAGGGCAGGCCGATCACCCGGCAGACCGACACCGCCGGTAAGACGGTCCCCGCGACACCGCTCGACTACGGTGCCGGCTCGCCCCGGGTCACCCGGGCCGCCGATCCCGGGCTGGTCTACGACTCGACCTCCGCGGACTGGACTGTGTACCTCTGCGCGGTGGGCGTCGAGCCGCCGACGGCGGGCGCCTGCGCCACAGCCCCGGAGACCGACCCCAGCGACCTCAACTACCCGACCATCTCCGTCGGTGACGTCTTCATCCGGCAGACGGTGACCCGCACGGTCACCAACGTCTCCTCGGAGACGGCCACCTACCGGGCCACGCTCCACACCCCGCCGGGCTACACGGCCAAGGTCACCCCGAGGACGCTGACCGTGGCACCGGGCGCGAAAGCGACGTACAAGGTCGCCTTCACCCGCACCGACGCCGCCTACGACTCCTGGCGGTTCGGCACCCTCACCTGGAGCGACACCCAAAGCGCCCACCGGGTCAGGAGCCAGATCTCCCTGCGGGCCGCGCGTCTCAGTGTGCCGGACGAGGTGACGGTGACCGGTGGGAAGACAACGGTCGCGCTCGCCACGCGCATCGGCTGGACAGGAAGGCTGACGGCCACGACCACGGGCCTGTACGCCGGGGAGAAGCACACCGGCACGCTCACGGGCGTGGACAAGGAGGGCCACGCCGAGGCGCCGCCGAGCGAGTCGGGGGCGATCAAGAAGGTCCGCGTCCACGTACCGCGGGACACCCGGCTCGCCCGGGTGGCGGTCTTCTCCTCCGACCACCTCCGCGGCAGTGACCTCGACCTGTTCGTGTACGACAAGGACGGCAAGCAGGTCAGCCCGAGCCCGGTGGAGGGATCGGACGAACACGCCGACCTGCCCCCGGGCGACTACGACGCCTACGTCGTCCAGTACGCCCTCCCCGACGGCACCCACAGCCAGCAGTTCACCCTGTGGACCTGGCAGCTGGGCAAGTCCGCCCCCGATGTCCCCGCCACCGTCACCCCCGCCTCCCAGCAGGTCGGCACGGACAACCGTGCCCGGGTCACGGTGACCTGGCAGGGCACGGAAGCGGGCCGGAGGTACCTCGGCCTCGTCGAGTACGGCGACGGTTCGACGGGCGTCGGGCGTACGGCGCTGACGGTCGCGCCGTAG
- a CDS encoding acyl-CoA dehydrogenase family protein, whose amino-acid sequence MWGAADPGASQPTVRDPRPRLDRALWRALGELGFFSLRLSEADSGAGLGLPEAVLVFEEAGRALVPGPLLATHLAAGEVPGAATGEVVVAAADGRLVEWMDEADVVRRGAEGAVPMDSVDPLTPLHRVPAPAPADPVAVLLTAAEQLGTAARACELAVQHARTREQFGQPIGAFQAVKHLCAQMLVRAEVARAAVYAAAVTAGRADIAAARLLADEAAVRGARDCLQVHGGMGFTWECEVHLLLKRAWVRAQRSGGITESEELLAAELVT is encoded by the coding sequence CTGTGGGGCGCTGCCGATCCCGGCGCTTCACAGCCGACGGTTCGCGACCCTCGGCCTCGGCTCGATCGCGCGTTGTGGCGGGCCCTCGGAGAGCTGGGGTTCTTCTCTCTGCGCTTGTCCGAGGCGGACTCAGGAGCCGGACTGGGGCTGCCGGAGGCCGTGTTGGTGTTCGAGGAAGCCGGGCGGGCGCTCGTGCCCGGGCCCCTGCTGGCCACGCATCTCGCGGCCGGGGAGGTGCCCGGCGCGGCCACCGGGGAGGTCGTCGTCGCTGCTGCCGACGGGCGGCTTGTGGAGTGGATGGACGAGGCCGATGTCGTCCGGCGGGGGGCCGAGGGGGCTGTGCCGATGGATTCGGTGGACCCGCTGACCCCACTGCACCGGGTGCCTGCGCCGGCTCCGGCCGATCCGGTCGCCGTCCTCCTCACCGCCGCCGAGCAGCTCGGCACGGCCGCGCGCGCGTGCGAACTGGCCGTGCAACACGCCCGGACCCGCGAGCAGTTCGGGCAGCCGATCGGAGCCTTCCAGGCCGTCAAGCACCTGTGCGCGCAGATGCTCGTGCGCGCCGAGGTGGCCCGTGCTGCCGTCTACGCGGCCGCCGTCACCGCCGGCCGGGCCGACATCGCGGCGGCCCGGCTGCTGGCCGACGAGGCCGCCGTGCGCGGTGCCCGCGACTGCCTTCAGGTGCACGGCGGCATGGGCTTCACCTGGGAATGCGAGGTGCATCTGCTTCTCAAGCGGGCATGGGTGCGGGCGCAACGTAGCGGAGGAATTACGGAGAGTGAGGAGCTGCTCGCGGCCGAACTGGTGACCTGA
- a CDS encoding acyl-CoA dehydrogenase family protein: MDLSYTPEEEDFRARLREWLGKVLPALPPKPSPDDWPARRAYDLGWQRMLYDAGYADVHWDASPTTRLIFLEETEKAGAPYVGAGFVGLLHAGPTIVAEGTPEQRERWLPPILRGEEVWCQGFSEPDAGSDLAALRTRARRDGDDYVVSGSKIWTSHAEVADWCELLVRTDPEAQKHRGITWLALPMNAPGITVRPLRTLAGSAEFAEVFLDDVRVPVTNRVGDENDGWRVTMVTLSFERGTAFVGEVVACRRVLGELAAEARRNGRWDDSVLRRRLGRLNAEFRALWRLTQWNVSEAEAGGVPGVGGSVFKLRYSHARQELYDAAAEVLGPHALDLASPWMLDRLSSLSYTIAAGTSQIQQNIVAERILGLPKGR; the protein is encoded by the coding sequence GTGGACCTGTCGTACACCCCTGAGGAGGAGGACTTCCGGGCGAGGCTGCGGGAGTGGCTCGGCAAGGTGCTGCCGGCCCTGCCGCCGAAGCCGTCCCCGGACGACTGGCCCGCGCGCCGGGCCTACGACCTCGGCTGGCAGCGGATGCTGTACGACGCCGGGTACGCCGACGTCCACTGGGACGCCTCCCCGACCACGCGGCTGATCTTCCTGGAGGAGACCGAGAAGGCCGGCGCGCCCTACGTGGGTGCTGGCTTCGTCGGGCTGCTGCACGCCGGGCCGACCATCGTCGCCGAGGGAACGCCCGAGCAGCGCGAGCGCTGGCTGCCGCCGATCCTGCGCGGCGAGGAGGTCTGGTGCCAGGGCTTCAGCGAACCGGACGCCGGTTCCGACCTCGCGGCACTGCGCACCCGCGCGCGCAGGGACGGCGACGACTACGTGGTGAGCGGTTCCAAGATCTGGACCTCGCACGCCGAAGTGGCCGACTGGTGCGAGCTGTTGGTCCGTACGGATCCCGAGGCGCAAAAGCACCGCGGCATCACCTGGCTGGCCCTGCCGATGAACGCCCCGGGGATCACCGTACGGCCGCTGCGCACCCTCGCCGGGTCGGCCGAGTTCGCCGAGGTGTTCCTCGACGACGTGCGCGTGCCGGTCACGAACCGGGTCGGGGACGAGAACGACGGCTGGCGCGTGACGATGGTGACGCTGTCCTTCGAGCGCGGCACGGCCTTCGTGGGCGAGGTCGTGGCATGCCGGCGCGTGCTGGGCGAACTCGCCGCCGAGGCCCGCAGGAACGGGCGCTGGGACGACTCCGTGCTCCGGCGACGGCTGGGCAGGCTGAACGCCGAGTTCCGGGCCCTGTGGCGGCTGACGCAGTGGAACGTCAGCGAGGCGGAGGCCGGCGGCGTCCCCGGGGTGGGGGGTTCGGTTTTCAAACTGCGGTACTCGCATGCCCGTCAGGAGTTGTACGACGCCGCGGCCGAGGTTCTGGGTCCTCACGCGTTGGACCTGGCGAGCCCCTGGATGCTCGACCGGCTGTCGTCGTTGTCGTACACCATCGCGGCCGGGACCTCGCAGATACAGCAGAACATCGTGGCGGAGCGGATTCTGGGGCTGCCGAAAGGGCGGTGA
- a CDS encoding ATP-binding protein produces MQVLQVQLEVRPDPAEVGRARKWARSRLAGSGIEVDEPLAETLILLVSELVTNAVVHTGCPAVLRLSLPGVAGESATVRLEVADASDRAPVPRCAGGDATGGRGLALVDGLADRWGWSPEGAGKRIWCELDRCAQSRQAAEACMGGAPAYEGLAFEAV; encoded by the coding sequence GTGCAGGTGCTTCAGGTGCAGCTGGAAGTCCGGCCCGACCCCGCGGAGGTGGGGCGGGCCCGGAAGTGGGCGCGTTCCCGCCTCGCCGGGTCCGGGATAGAGGTCGACGAGCCGCTCGCCGAGACGCTGATCCTGCTCGTCTCCGAACTGGTCACCAACGCCGTGGTGCACACCGGCTGTCCGGCTGTCCTGCGACTGTCCCTGCCCGGCGTGGCCGGCGAGTCGGCCACGGTCCGCCTGGAGGTGGCTGACGCCAGCGACCGGGCTCCCGTGCCCCGGTGTGCCGGCGGCGACGCGACCGGGGGCCGTGGCCTGGCCCTCGTCGACGGGCTGGCCGACCGCTGGGGCTGGAGCCCCGAGGGTGCGGGCAAGCGCATCTGGTGCGAACTCGACCGCTGCGCACAGTCCCGCCAGGCCGCGGAGGCCTGCATGGGCGGCGCTCCGGCGTACGAGGGGCTCGCGTTCGAGGCGGTGTGA
- a CDS encoding SDR family NAD(P)-dependent oxidoreductase → MGNFLAGKVVAVTGAGRGIGRAVALAAAAEGAKVVVNDYGVAMDGASPTSEVAEAVVKEIEAAGGEAVAVADDVSTMAGGQRVVDMALSSYGRLDGVVCVAGILRERMLFNMSEEEWDPVVATHLKGTFTVFRAAAAVMRGQRAGTLIGFTSGNHQGSVAQANYSAAKGGIISLVRSAALGLNKYGVSANAVAPVARTRMSANVPMELAEIGEPEDVAALVVYLLSERAREQAITGQVYTIAGPKIAVWAQPRELRAAYASGGWTPERIAEFLPGSVGVDPMPMLSRLEALEKAARDGARPNAR, encoded by the coding sequence GTGGGGAACTTCTTGGCAGGCAAGGTCGTCGCCGTGACGGGCGCCGGACGGGGCATCGGCCGTGCGGTGGCGCTGGCCGCCGCGGCCGAGGGAGCGAAGGTCGTCGTCAACGACTACGGCGTGGCGATGGACGGGGCCTCCCCGACGAGCGAGGTCGCCGAGGCCGTCGTCAAGGAGATCGAGGCGGCGGGCGGGGAGGCGGTCGCGGTGGCCGACGACGTCTCCACGATGGCCGGCGGGCAGCGGGTGGTCGACATGGCGCTCTCGTCGTACGGACGACTCGACGGTGTGGTGTGCGTGGCCGGGATTCTGCGCGAGCGGATGCTGTTCAACATGTCCGAGGAGGAGTGGGACCCGGTCGTGGCCACGCATCTCAAGGGCACGTTCACGGTGTTCCGGGCCGCCGCGGCCGTGATGCGGGGGCAACGGGCGGGGACCCTGATCGGGTTCACCAGCGGCAATCACCAGGGGTCGGTCGCGCAGGCGAACTACAGCGCCGCGAAGGGCGGGATCATCTCGCTCGTTCGCAGTGCGGCCCTGGGGCTGAACAAGTACGGGGTGAGCGCCAACGCGGTCGCGCCCGTTGCCCGTACGCGCATGTCGGCGAACGTTCCCATGGAGCTGGCGGAGATCGGGGAGCCGGAGGATGTGGCCGCCCTGGTCGTGTACCTGCTGTCGGAGCGGGCCAGGGAGCAGGCGATCACCGGGCAGGTGTACACGATCGCGGGGCCGAAGATCGCGGTGTGGGCGCAGCCTCGGGAGCTGCGTGCCGCGTACGCCTCCGGCGGGTGGACGCCGGAGCGGATCGCGGAGTTCTTGCCTGGGTCGGTGGGAGTGGATCCGATGCCGATGCTGTCGCGACTGGAGGCCCTGGAGAAGGCGGCGCGGGACGGGGCTCGGCCGAACGCCCGATAA